A single region of the Leptodactylus fuscus isolate aLepFus1 chromosome 5, aLepFus1.hap2, whole genome shotgun sequence genome encodes:
- the LOC142204514 gene encoding uncharacterized protein LOC142204514, with translation MADSKILDQSKSPSTQQSTAQSQILSLCKDGSELLNVDDINGALRTFKKAFILSCKTSEEKIQKACLFNLGATYICIGKPKKALKCLIKSRINGMEEKDGDLFFNIGAAYDEMKEYGKAVKFYERAINEYDYEELKSIADALIKLGYCFVMTGDLSSAAHSFRLAGHSYMKNQKLEDAAMAIREAAKYMINCQAFSQTEVLQTLNSCVESLKGVSDKQLLGTLYNHVGLHYAELKYFSQAEKCFTASLNLCNGKQFSIRKMAVLLQNLGAVDNALYQYEKSLRSHAEAADMYGSLGDRNAQGQCLSNLAFAYSQLKNYDMAEFYYQQAYQAFTDAGDLLRQCLVSEGLGATYFCLGNLDQATHYYKQALTLSGKSEETSNVIRERILEKLTDTIEYKVTHQHPTILTESVSRTKTNRSPSNCVNDACKSVTSQYHESCLNSDITSSDSSDNEEEPRHKHKIHSPASKVQHFQSNEQNISESQSVSSYSPQRKNSLSKFKDIPAEDEEQSKYNTDRMNPYKERHVNKTDTLDDDESPEQYFINHQRILPHQRTGLMNHRTSYTDNQGQSMEEDDKDHKDSDLEEESRPVTTSRLCTVS, from the exons ATGGCTGACTCCAAGATTTTAGACCAATCAAAAAGTCCATCAACACAGCAAAGTACTGCACAGTCACAAATACTATCACTGTGCAAAGATGGGAGCGAGCTATTAAATGTAGACGATATAAATGGAGCCCTAAGAACATTCAAAAAAGCCTTCATTCTTTCCTGCAAGACATCTGAAGAAAAAATCCAGAAAGCTTGTTTATTCAATCTTGGTGCCACTTATATTTGTATTGGTAAACCCAAGAAAGCTCTGAAGTGTCTCATAAAATCCAGAATCAATGGAATGGAGGAGAAAGATGGTGATTTGTTCTTTAACATAGGGGCTGCTTACGATGAAATGAAAGAGTATGGAAAAGCTGTAAAGTTTTATGAAAGAGCCATAAATGAGTATGATTATGAAGAACTTAAGAGTATTGCAGATGCCCTTATCAAGTTGGGGTACTGTTTTGTCATGACTGGTGACCTTTCTTCTGCTGCACATTCATTCAGACTCGCAGGTCACTCATACATGAAAAATCAAAAACTGGAAGATGCTGCCATGGCCATAAGAGAGGCGGCTAAATATATGATAAATTGTCAAGCTTTCTCCCAAACCGAGGTGCTGCAGACCCTGAATTCTTGCGTGGAGTCATTGAAAGGCGTATCTGACAAACAGCTGCTTG GAACACTATATAACCATGTTGGTCTGCATTATGCTGAACTAAAATATTTTAGTCAGGCAGAAAAGTGTTTTACAGCAAGCTTGAACCTGTGTAATGGAAAGCAATTCTCCATAAGAAAGATGGCTGTATTACTCCAAAATCTGGGAGCTGTTGACAACGCTCTTTACCAATATGAAAAATCACTCAGGAGCCATGCCGAAGCAGCAGATATGTACG GATCATTGGGAGATCGGAATGCCCAAGGACAATGTCTCAGCAACTTGGCGTTTGCCTATAGCCAGCTGAAAAACTATGATATGGCAGAATTCTACTACCAGCAAGCATATCAAGCATTTACAGATGCAG GCGATCTTCTACGACAATGTCTTGTCAGTGAAGGGTTGGGTGCTACATATTTTTGCCTTGGAAATCTGGATCAAGCTACTCACTACTATAAGCAAGCGCTGACTCTATCTGGAAAATCAGAG GAAACATCAAATGTCATCAGGGAAAGAATTTTAGAAAAACTTACAGACACCATTGAATATAAAGTAACTCATCAGCATCCCACAATTTTGACAGAAAGTGTTTCCAGGACAAAAACAAAT CGATCACCTAGCAACTGTGTTAATGATGCCTGCAAATCAGTCACCTCTCAATATCATGAATCCTG TTtaaacagtgacatcacaagttCTGACAGCTCAGATAATGAGGAAGAGCCAAGACACAAGCACAAAATTCACTCACCGGCTTCAAAAGTTCAACATTTTCAAAGTAATGAGCAAAATATTTCAGAAAGTCAATCTGTATCCTCGTATAGCCCACAGAGAAAAAATTCACTATCTAAATTCAAAGACATTCCAGCAGAAGATGAGGAACAATCAAAGTACAACACCGATCGCATGAATCCGTATAAAGAAAGGCATGTGAACAAGACAGATACTTTAGATGATGATGAGTCTCCAGAACAATACTTCATTAACCACCAGAGAATCTTACCACATCAGAGAACTGGACTGATGAATCACAGAACCAG